A stretch of the Mesoaciditoga lauensis cd-1655R = DSM 25116 genome encodes the following:
- a CDS encoding DMT family transporter — protein MALFLALITIFFWGISFVATKVVVKEIPPITLATFRFLISLVVLKIVVQASSKKPKLSKEERKNAILAGFWGITMYFIFENMGVKFTTPSQASLLISSVPIFTIIIQDIQRKRTSSLKLYLLSFLSLTGVALIVFSRGLIFNYSMVGDAFILIAAFSWGMYTLYVDKLEKADNIVSTLAMTKWGFIFLIPFSTIEYLIVKPHLSYVFRPDILLWFLFLGVLCSGLGYVTWNHGIKTLGSRTTNNLLYLIPVVSVAADSLMLKNSPPFIVYIGGALIMFGVIRGEKLARREDLTVSD, from the coding sequence TTGGCACTTTTTTTGGCGTTGATAACGATATTTTTCTGGGGAATCTCCTTCGTGGCAACAAAAGTTGTCGTGAAGGAGATTCCTCCTATAACTTTGGCAACATTTCGATTTCTAATTTCCCTGGTGGTATTGAAAATAGTCGTTCAAGCTTCATCTAAAAAGCCAAAACTTTCAAAAGAGGAAAGAAAAAACGCCATTCTTGCCGGTTTTTGGGGAATAACCATGTATTTCATCTTCGAAAATATGGGGGTTAAGTTCACCACTCCTTCACAAGCTTCTTTGCTCATAAGCTCTGTCCCGATATTCACCATAATAATCCAGGACATTCAACGAAAAAGAACGAGTTCACTTAAGTTATATCTTTTGTCATTCCTTTCTCTTACCGGTGTCGCCCTCATAGTTTTTTCTCGTGGATTGATCTTCAATTACAGCATGGTGGGTGATGCTTTTATCCTCATCGCGGCTTTTTCATGGGGAATGTACACACTTTACGTGGACAAGCTTGAAAAAGCTGATAACATCGTTTCAACCCTTGCCATGACGAAGTGGGGATTCATCTTCCTAATTCCATTTTCCACAATAGAGTACTTAATCGTTAAACCACATTTGTCGTATGTTTTTCGACCTGATATTCTTTTGTGGTTTTTGTTTTTGGGAGTGTTATGCTCAGGGTTGGGATACGTTACGTGGAATCACGGTATAAAAACGTTAGGTTCGCGTACGACAAACAACCTTTTGTATTTAATACCAGTTGTTTCCGTTGCTGCGGATTCTTTGATGCTTAAAAATTCCCCTCCTTTTATCGTTTACATCGGAGGGGCACTTATAATGTTTGGGGTTATTCGCGGAGAAAAATTAGCGAGAAGAGAAGATCTTACAGTATCCGATTGA
- a CDS encoding 2-oxoacid:acceptor oxidoreductase subunit alpha — protein sequence MNEKKFVIMQGDEACAMGALVAGCRFFAGYPITPATDIAEVMSRELPKVGGTFIQMEDELGSAAAIIGASLAGVKSMTATSGPGFSLMQEAFGYASMTETPTVFVDVQRGSPSTGLPTKPAQGDIMQARWGTHGDHAVIVLYPSSVEEIYRYIVTAFNFAELYRTPVVFLMDETLGHMRESFYLPSPAEFDIVERIQTKELKSETVYQPFLENSELYDDIQPLVSMGKSRFHVSGLFHDESGFPVGESELASQLMKHFINKIKLHLDDILIYDTYMMDDAEYVIVAYGITARSAYRAMKLARANGIKVGMFKPITIWPFPSVPLKRILNKVSGIVVAELNMGQFSHEVSRINKRQVPMQTVLREDGQLISPFDIVDALTNLIGESED from the coding sequence ATGAATGAGAAAAAATTCGTGATAATGCAAGGCGATGAAGCGTGTGCGATGGGAGCTTTGGTGGCTGGATGTAGGTTCTTTGCAGGATATCCCATAACGCCGGCAACCGATATAGCCGAGGTTATGTCAAGAGAGCTTCCAAAAGTTGGAGGAACTTTCATTCAAATGGAAGATGAACTTGGAAGTGCGGCTGCCATAATAGGTGCTTCTTTGGCAGGTGTTAAATCGATGACGGCAACCAGTGGGCCGGGTTTCAGTCTTATGCAAGAGGCTTTTGGGTATGCTTCCATGACTGAAACTCCCACTGTTTTTGTGGATGTCCAACGCGGCAGCCCGAGTACTGGCCTTCCAACTAAGCCGGCTCAAGGGGACATAATGCAAGCAAGATGGGGAACTCACGGTGACCATGCTGTTATAGTGCTGTATCCTTCCAGCGTTGAAGAGATTTATCGATATATCGTAACGGCTTTCAACTTCGCGGAACTTTATAGAACTCCCGTCGTGTTCTTGATGGACGAAACGCTGGGACATATGAGAGAAAGCTTTTATCTCCCGTCACCCGCAGAATTTGACATCGTTGAAAGAATCCAAACGAAAGAACTGAAAAGCGAAACGGTTTATCAACCTTTCTTGGAAAATTCAGAATTGTACGATGACATTCAGCCTCTTGTTTCCATGGGAAAATCCAGATTCCACGTTTCGGGGCTTTTCCACGACGAAAGCGGTTTCCCTGTGGGAGAGTCTGAACTTGCCTCGCAACTTATGAAGCATTTTATAAACAAGATAAAACTTCATCTGGATGATATTCTTATTTACGACACGTACATGATGGATGATGCGGAGTACGTCATAGTTGCGTATGGCATAACCGCACGAAGCGCTTACAGGGCAATGAAACTTGCCAGGGCGAATGGGATAAAGGTTGGAATGTTTAAACCCATAACCATTTGGCCTTTCCCATCAGTGCCGTTGAAACGAATTCTAAATAAAGTGTCGGGAATAGTTGTGGCCGAGTTGAACATGGGACAGTTCTCTCATGAAGTTAGCAGGATAAACAAACGCCAAGTTCCAATGCAGACGGTGTTAAGAGAAGACGGACAGTTAATATCCCCGTTTGACATCGTGGATGCCTTAACGAATTTGATTGGGGAAAGCGAGGACTGA
- a CDS encoding ABC transporter ATP-binding protein — protein MNVQNQREKEEYNVSFFENIHLFTWAFKYVKPYWKMLTLSIILMISVSLLSLLPPYLMKDAINFYLHPTTYTAISHPSSISIKAGNLYFIPEKNGEYKLEETKDGMFIVGKNERYKINASALDKIRIYEISVISVEIFIVYLLVFAATYAQEWTSQLVAIRTVNDVRNTLFSHVLRQPMSFFDSNISGRLVTRVTNDVQNLNDMFSKIVASIFKDAVLIGGILYVMFIMNFTLFLILLPVFIFVAIIIYVFRFFSRKTYRIVRAKLASLNAFLAEHLNGMIVTFLFNKEKEKSGEFYKINEDYYHSALKMVFIYAIFRPTIDFTRYFAITLLIWFGAKSIIAGNLEIGTLFAFVSYLGMLFHPINDMAENFSNLQSSMTSVERIKGLLNRPLPQNPQNDLKIANGKVEIKDLWFAYKDEEWILKDIYFEVEDGEKIAIVGHTGAGKSTISSILTGLYDYAKGSVKIGGVEVKMCPFKELRKKVNIVLQEVMLFSGSVEDNITLWDKNITRTMVLNAIRDLELEKFINSLPAGIDTWIREGGTNLSTGQRQLISIIRAFVRNPKVVIMDEATSNIDVETEAMIQRAIKKLTQSRTTLIIAHRLSTIKDVSRIIVLHDGRIVEEGTHEELMKLGGIYAKLYHLQTFENFESI, from the coding sequence GTGAACGTTCAAAACCAGCGAGAAAAAGAAGAATATAACGTTTCATTTTTTGAAAATATACATCTTTTCACATGGGCTTTTAAATACGTTAAGCCTTATTGGAAGATGTTGACGCTATCCATAATTCTCATGATCTCTGTAAGCCTTCTTTCACTGTTGCCACCTTATCTGATGAAAGATGCCATAAATTTTTACCTTCATCCCACAACCTATACGGCCATTTCACATCCGAGCTCTATTTCCATAAAAGCTGGGAACCTTTATTTTATACCTGAAAAAAACGGCGAATACAAACTGGAAGAGACAAAAGATGGGATGTTCATAGTAGGAAAAAATGAAAGGTACAAGATAAATGCGTCAGCGTTAGATAAGATAAGGATTTACGAGATAAGTGTTATATCCGTTGAAATTTTCATTGTGTACCTTTTGGTTTTCGCCGCTACCTATGCTCAAGAATGGACTTCTCAACTTGTCGCCATAAGGACAGTCAACGATGTGAGAAATACGCTCTTTTCTCATGTCCTTAGGCAACCAATGAGTTTTTTTGACTCCAACATAAGTGGAAGACTTGTAACAAGGGTTACCAACGACGTTCAAAACCTAAACGACATGTTTTCAAAGATAGTGGCCTCCATTTTCAAAGATGCCGTTTTGATAGGAGGCATACTGTACGTCATGTTCATCATGAACTTCACCCTTTTTTTGATCTTGCTTCCAGTTTTCATCTTTGTGGCGATCATAATATACGTCTTCAGATTCTTTTCGCGTAAAACCTATCGAATTGTAAGAGCAAAGCTTGCTTCGTTAAACGCCTTTCTTGCTGAACACTTAAACGGCATGATAGTTACCTTTCTTTTCAACAAGGAAAAGGAAAAATCTGGGGAATTTTATAAAATCAACGAAGATTATTACCATTCTGCTTTGAAGATGGTTTTCATATACGCCATTTTTCGTCCCACGATAGATTTTACAAGATACTTTGCCATAACCCTTTTGATATGGTTCGGCGCCAAGTCGATCATCGCTGGCAATCTGGAAATAGGAACACTTTTCGCGTTTGTAAGTTATCTAGGGATGTTGTTTCATCCCATAAATGATATGGCTGAAAACTTTTCCAATCTTCAATCATCGATGACTTCCGTTGAAAGGATCAAGGGACTTTTGAACCGGCCACTTCCACAAAATCCACAAAACGATCTGAAGATAGCGAATGGAAAAGTTGAGATAAAAGATCTTTGGTTTGCGTACAAAGATGAGGAATGGATCTTGAAAGATATATATTTTGAAGTGGAAGACGGTGAAAAAATAGCAATAGTTGGTCATACCGGTGCCGGAAAGTCCACCATTTCTTCCATTTTGACGGGGTTGTACGATTATGCCAAAGGAAGTGTGAAAATAGGCGGAGTTGAAGTGAAAATGTGTCCTTTCAAGGAGCTTAGGAAAAAAGTGAACATCGTACTTCAAGAAGTGATGCTTTTTTCCGGCAGTGTGGAAGACAACATAACCTTATGGGATAAAAACATAACCCGTACGATGGTTTTAAATGCCATAAGGGATTTGGAGCTGGAGAAGTTCATAAATTCATTGCCTGCTGGCATCGATACATGGATAAGAGAAGGAGGAACAAACTTATCGACAGGGCAACGCCAGCTGATATCCATAATACGTGCCTTTGTGAGAAATCCAAAAGTTGTTATAATGGACGAAGCTACAAGCAACATAGATGTTGAAACGGAAGCGATGATCCAGAGGGCCATAAAAAAGCTTACACAATCCCGAACGACTTTGATAATTGCCCATAGGCTTTCAACCATAAAGGACGTCAGCAGAATAATAGTTTTACATGACGGTAGAATAGTGGAAGAAGGAACCCATGAAGAACTTATGAAACTGGGAGGGATATATGCGAAACTCTACCATCTCCAAACTTTTGAGAATTTCGAAAGCATTTGA
- a CDS encoding YggS family pyridoxal phosphate-dependent enzyme, giving the protein MSNITHNVKEILSEIPEYVHLVAVAKTRTAEEIEEAIRAGVKIIGENYVQEAEKVFPLVKEKAEWHFIGSMQKNKINKIIRIFDMIETINSFEMAEEVDKRCAKIGRIMPILIEVNSGREPQKSGVMPEDVKEVVTRISTLKNVRILGLMTMGPRTGDPEEARPYFKLTKEIFDEIKEAQIPNVSMKFLSMGMSNSYKVAIEEGANVVRIGTKIFGERIYKK; this is encoded by the coding sequence ATGTCTAATATAACGCATAATGTCAAGGAAATTCTATCGGAAATACCAGAGTATGTTCACTTGGTGGCTGTCGCGAAGACAAGGACGGCCGAAGAAATAGAAGAAGCTATAAGGGCAGGTGTGAAGATAATAGGAGAAAATTACGTTCAAGAAGCGGAAAAAGTTTTCCCACTTGTCAAAGAAAAAGCAGAATGGCATTTTATAGGAAGCATGCAAAAGAACAAAATAAACAAGATAATTCGTATTTTTGACATGATAGAGACCATAAATTCCTTTGAAATGGCTGAAGAGGTTGATAAAAGATGTGCGAAAATAGGTAGGATAATGCCCATTCTTATCGAAGTGAACAGTGGAAGAGAGCCACAAAAATCTGGCGTCATGCCGGAAGATGTAAAAGAGGTCGTAACTCGCATTTCGACTTTGAAAAATGTTAGAATCTTGGGGCTTATGACGATGGGACCACGAACAGGGGATCCGGAAGAGGCGCGCCCATATTTCAAATTGACAAAGGAAATTTTTGATGAGATAAAAGAGGCGCAAATACCAAATGTAAGCATGAAATTTTTGTCAATGGGAATGTCCAATTCATACAAAGTTGCGATAGAAGAAGGCGCTAACGTGGTAAGAATAGGCACAAAGATCTTTGGAGAAAGAATATACAAAAAGTGA
- the dnaA gene encoding chromosomal replication initiator protein DnaA — protein MEKSEEIIKVLKSKLSKKSWEMWFGTFSVKNVSETLITFSVGNIFIKDWLNQKYHKQFKETIKEVFGRDVPYVIEDELASEEATKEKKKTERLIRKRPVVYSEFNKEYTFENFVVGPFNEEAYDGTLEVAKDPGKMNPFFVYGGVGLGKTHLLHAMGNYLIQNSPDVRVMYVTAEKFMNDLVMAIRNNSTQEFRKNFREKIDVLIIDDIQFLMGKNGIQSELFHTLNHLLDHSKQIVLCSDRTPTQLSEFQPRLVSRFQMGLVVKVYDPDIETAMQIARTFAQRNGLLLSNEMAREIALSSDNVRTIKGIVTKLAFKSMKSGVNADTVANAVRDVVGKGVSLKGPASEKEAFFQVLSGVFDVLPAELDAKIRTANLSRARQIGMYFARKYLHKTFSEIGTWFARDHSSVVYSCKKVEESLRKGNSKVREKVFLLQKLLRKQSGESAG, from the coding sequence ATGGAGAAATCTGAAGAGATCATAAAGGTTTTGAAATCAAAGCTTTCAAAAAAATCATGGGAGATGTGGTTTGGAACTTTCAGCGTTAAAAATGTTTCTGAGACGCTGATCACTTTTTCTGTCGGAAATATTTTCATAAAGGATTGGCTAAATCAAAAGTACCATAAGCAATTCAAAGAGACCATAAAAGAGGTTTTTGGAAGGGATGTTCCTTACGTCATAGAAGATGAATTGGCAAGTGAAGAGGCGACAAAAGAAAAGAAAAAAACGGAAAGGCTTATTCGAAAAAGGCCGGTCGTTTACAGTGAATTCAACAAGGAATACACCTTTGAAAACTTTGTCGTTGGGCCATTTAACGAAGAAGCGTACGATGGAACTTTGGAAGTTGCAAAAGACCCTGGAAAGATGAATCCTTTTTTTGTCTACGGTGGAGTAGGTCTTGGGAAAACCCACCTTTTGCATGCCATGGGAAACTACCTCATTCAAAACTCCCCAGACGTAAGGGTCATGTACGTTACCGCTGAAAAATTCATGAACGATCTCGTTATGGCCATAAGAAACAACTCCACGCAAGAATTTAGAAAGAACTTTAGAGAAAAGATAGACGTGTTGATAATAGACGATATCCAATTTCTCATGGGTAAGAATGGAATTCAGTCTGAACTTTTCCACACGTTAAATCATCTTCTGGACCATTCAAAGCAAATAGTGTTGTGTAGCGATAGAACTCCTACCCAACTTTCGGAGTTTCAGCCCAGGCTCGTTTCAAGATTCCAAATGGGTTTAGTGGTGAAAGTCTACGATCCAGACATTGAAACCGCCATGCAGATAGCCAGAACGTTTGCTCAACGGAATGGACTCCTTTTGAGTAACGAAATGGCAAGAGAGATAGCTTTGTCATCCGATAACGTTAGGACGATCAAAGGAATAGTGACAAAACTGGCATTCAAGAGCATGAAAAGTGGTGTCAATGCTGACACCGTTGCAAACGCGGTGAGGGATGTTGTCGGTAAAGGAGTTTCACTGAAAGGGCCCGCTTCCGAAAAGGAAGCCTTCTTTCAGGTGCTTTCGGGCGTTTTCGATGTTTTGCCAGCGGAATTGGACGCCAAAATCCGGACCGCAAATCTTTCTCGAGCCCGGCAGATTGGGATGTACTTCGCAAGAAAATATCTTCACAAAACGTTCTCAGAAATAGGGACATGGTTTGCAAGGGATCATTCTTCCGTCGTTTACTCGTGTAAAAAAGTGGAAGAATCGTTAAGAAAAGGTAATTCCAAGGTGAGGGAAAAAGTTTTTCTCCTTCAAAAGCTTCTTCGCAAACAAAGTGGTGAATCGGCAGGGTGA
- the trmB gene encoding tRNA (guanine(46)-N(7))-methyltransferase TrmB has protein sequence MRNSTISKLLRISKAFEKHFLDPRDLPPLFFKETNNRKLILEIGFGNGELITRMAKSRKNDLFVGIESSEISCEKAIKRAYDMKLQNVKFMRGDGKFLARELFADRSVDLALAFYPIPWPRESQESKRLFDKNFLKTISSILKTSGRFVIVTDDAFYFEWTVNNFKELKIRHFTHELIPIRATKYGRKWEKLGRKSWSIMSFHKNFNVKRVLEGNELPHARIKEIDEKKMNEKLKMLSGMKFSEESLIVEFKGFFKGENEYILRTVAVDGNFPQMYYIAVKRRSDGWLVRLDDVAKVFKTPAVKKSIEYVANNLRDIG, from the coding sequence ATGCGAAACTCTACCATCTCCAAACTTTTGAGAATTTCGAAAGCATTTGAAAAACACTTTTTAGATCCACGTGACTTACCTCCCCTCTTTTTCAAAGAAACAAACAACAGAAAACTCATATTAGAAATAGGTTTTGGTAACGGAGAATTGATCACTCGAATGGCAAAATCCAGGAAAAACGATCTTTTTGTTGGCATAGAAAGTTCAGAGATATCTTGCGAAAAAGCGATAAAAAGGGCTTACGACATGAAACTGCAAAACGTGAAGTTCATGAGAGGCGATGGAAAATTCCTAGCTCGTGAGCTTTTTGCCGATAGAAGTGTTGATTTAGCGCTTGCCTTTTATCCGATTCCGTGGCCGAGAGAATCTCAAGAAAGCAAAAGGCTTTTCGATAAAAATTTCTTAAAAACCATTTCTTCGATATTGAAGACCTCTGGGAGATTTGTCATAGTAACTGATGACGCTTTTTATTTTGAGTGGACTGTTAATAACTTTAAAGAATTGAAAATCCGTCATTTTACACATGAACTGATCCCTATACGTGCCACGAAATACGGAAGAAAATGGGAAAAGTTGGGAAGAAAAAGTTGGTCGATAATGTCCTTTCATAAGAATTTCAACGTTAAAAGAGTTTTGGAGGGAAATGAATTGCCCCACGCTCGTATAAAAGAAATTGACGAGAAAAAAATGAATGAAAAACTAAAAATGTTATCTGGAATGAAGTTTTCTGAAGAAAGTCTTATTGTAGAATTCAAAGGTTTTTTCAAAGGAGAGAATGAATACATCCTGCGAACCGTTGCGGTGGATGGGAATTTTCCGCAAATGTATTATATAGCCGTTAAGCGCCGAAGCGATGGGTGGTTGGTGAGATTAGACGACGTCGCGAAAGTTTTCAAAACTCCGGCGGTGAAAAAGAGCATAGAATACGTTGCCAACAATTTAAGAGATATAGGATAG
- a CDS encoding ATP-binding protein — translation MAKKLFDVNIDYSVCKSCGICYWVCPTHTIVEGDLQAPKITDMDKCIGCMQCVNLCPDFAIEVTPRKVVEKK, via the coding sequence ATGGCAAAGAAGCTTTTCGATGTGAATATAGATTACAGTGTGTGTAAATCTTGTGGAATATGTTATTGGGTATGTCCTACTCACACTATAGTGGAGGGAGATTTGCAAGCACCAAAGATAACTGATATGGATAAATGTATAGGATGCATGCAATGTGTCAATTTGTGTCCCGATTTTGCCATAGAAGTTACGCCGAGAAAAGTGGTGGAAAAGAAATGA
- a CDS encoding metallophosphoesterase, with translation MWLLISDSHDNLEKVDKAVEIAIKNNVSAVFHMGDFNSPFVFSHLLKGSYEFFGVFGNNDGDLLFLQEKAANKIRRSPTEVEFEGKKIFMMHQPFALEAAKSSQIYDYVFFGHTHELSIEKVGKTLVINPGELCGYLSGKSTCVLLDAESGKYEVIEL, from the coding sequence ATGTGGCTTCTTATATCCGATTCTCATGATAATCTTGAAAAGGTAGACAAAGCCGTAGAGATAGCAATAAAAAACAACGTGAGTGCGGTTTTCCATATGGGAGACTTCAACTCTCCTTTTGTCTTTTCACATTTGTTGAAGGGGAGTTATGAATTTTTTGGCGTTTTTGGGAACAACGATGGAGATCTTTTGTTTCTCCAAGAAAAGGCGGCCAACAAGATAAGAAGAAGCCCCACCGAAGTGGAGTTCGAAGGTAAGAAGATCTTTATGATGCATCAGCCATTTGCGCTGGAAGCGGCCAAATCTTCCCAAATCTACGATTATGTTTTCTTTGGACACACTCATGAGCTATCAATCGAGAAAGTTGGAAAAACTCTTGTGATCAACCCTGGCGAGCTCTGTGGATATCTAAGTGGAAAATCAACATGCGTGCTGCTTGATGCTGAAAGTGGAAAGTACGAAGTGATAGAACTTTGA
- a CDS encoding ABC transporter ATP-binding protein codes for MIWKFLKKHWMRYALGMLFLVSIDYLQILVPKFIGKTVNLLTVSPINTHLIFVYAMSILAIAGGVMIGRFSWRLLIIGGARKFEMFAHQELFDKFLRLPISFFEKKGVGDLMAYFSNDIMAIRASLSQGVVMTTDSVAMTIFVFLGMLTSVSYKLVLISLIPLPFVALASWFFGGRIHSRFKKVQKSFSNISERAQESFTNVKTIKAYGVEKNFEKIFSNECGGFVRNNVSLLKISALFDPLIDFLAAVTSAIALFYGGRMVINGSVSLGDFVAFIAYLGMLVWPFIALGYVVNVLQRGRASLERLNDLMKEKEKENGEKSFPDPFEDVKVKGLSFSYDGGRKVLDDVNFEIKSGQKVAIVGRTGCGKSTLAKLLVKLYPVERGRIFYNGVDIVDLNTKSLREKILLVPQDAFLFSSTISNNIAFGFEDFSMQDVESASKVAHFHEEVVKFDKSYDTLVGERGVTLSGGQRQRLTLSRGIFKGAEVIILDDVLSAVDSETASKILADLSTSLKGSTVVVITHNLASVKNSDVIFVMDEGHMVESGRHDDLIRKKGLYYKLFMIQQLEHEIGA; via the coding sequence TTGATATGGAAATTTCTTAAGAAACATTGGATGAGGTATGCCCTTGGCATGCTCTTCCTGGTTTCGATAGATTACTTGCAAATTCTAGTCCCAAAATTCATAGGAAAAACGGTGAATCTTTTGACAGTTTCACCTATCAACACGCACCTTATTTTCGTGTATGCAATGAGCATACTTGCCATAGCTGGCGGAGTTATGATAGGAAGATTCTCTTGGAGACTTTTGATAATAGGTGGGGCCAGAAAGTTTGAGATGTTTGCCCATCAAGAACTTTTTGATAAGTTTTTGAGGCTTCCCATCTCTTTTTTTGAGAAAAAAGGGGTGGGAGATCTTATGGCTTATTTCAGCAACGACATCATGGCCATAAGGGCTTCATTAAGCCAGGGAGTCGTGATGACCACCGATTCGGTAGCCATGACGATCTTCGTCTTTTTAGGAATGCTCACAAGCGTCAGTTACAAGTTGGTTTTGATCTCTTTGATTCCGCTTCCGTTTGTGGCGTTGGCCTCATGGTTCTTTGGCGGGAGGATACATTCAAGGTTCAAAAAAGTTCAAAAATCTTTTTCCAACATAAGCGAACGGGCGCAAGAAAGCTTTACCAACGTAAAAACGATAAAAGCGTACGGAGTGGAAAAGAACTTTGAAAAGATCTTTTCAAACGAATGTGGCGGATTTGTGAGAAACAACGTTTCTTTACTTAAGATATCGGCGCTTTTCGATCCTCTCATAGATTTCTTAGCCGCCGTAACTTCGGCGATAGCCCTTTTTTATGGTGGACGGATGGTTATAAATGGTAGTGTAAGTCTTGGAGATTTTGTGGCGTTTATAGCTTACCTTGGAATGCTTGTTTGGCCGTTTATAGCTTTGGGATACGTTGTTAACGTTTTGCAGAGAGGACGTGCTTCCCTTGAAAGATTAAACGATCTTATGAAGGAAAAGGAAAAAGAGAACGGCGAAAAAAGTTTTCCGGATCCTTTCGAAGATGTCAAAGTTAAAGGATTATCTTTTTCTTATGATGGAGGCAGAAAAGTCCTTGACGACGTCAATTTTGAGATAAAAAGTGGACAAAAAGTTGCCATCGTTGGAAGAACGGGATGTGGCAAATCCACGTTAGCGAAACTTCTGGTGAAGTTGTACCCAGTTGAAAGGGGACGTATATTTTACAACGGCGTTGATATAGTCGATTTGAACACAAAATCGTTGAGAGAAAAGATATTGCTTGTTCCTCAGGATGCTTTTCTTTTCAGCAGCACCATATCAAACAACATAGCTTTTGGATTTGAGGATTTTTCCATGCAAGATGTTGAGAGCGCTTCGAAGGTGGCACATTTTCATGAAGAGGTTGTTAAATTCGATAAATCGTACGATACGCTGGTAGGAGAGCGAGGCGTAACGCTTTCCGGAGGCCAACGTCAACGACTTACCCTATCGAGGGGAATCTTTAAGGGAGCAGAAGTCATAATTCTGGATGACGTGCTATCTGCCGTTGATTCTGAAACGGCTTCGAAAATTCTTGCGGATTTGTCCACCAGTTTGAAAGGTTCAACGGTGGTGGTTATAACCCACAATTTGGCATCTGTTAAGAACAGCGATGTGATCTTCGTAATGGATGAAGGACACATGGTGGAATCTGGCAGACATGACGATCTCATTAGGAAAAAAGGATTGTACTACAAGCTTTTCATGATCCAACAATTGGAACACGAAATTGGTGCTTAA
- the panD gene encoding aspartate 1-decarboxylase yields the protein MKRFFLHAKIHRARITNKSLEYEGSITIDETLMKAVGIEEGELVQVVNIENGKRFETYVIKGPVDSGAIELNGAAARMGELGDRVIIMAYGLFDENEEHKAKTVVVDAKNRINRIL from the coding sequence ATGAAAAGATTTTTTCTTCACGCGAAAATTCATAGAGCAAGAATAACAAATAAAAGTCTTGAATACGAGGGCTCCATAACCATAGACGAAACGCTTATGAAAGCTGTTGGCATAGAAGAAGGAGAATTGGTTCAAGTTGTCAACATAGAAAATGGGAAAAGATTTGAAACTTACGTTATAAAAGGCCCGGTCGATTCTGGAGCGATCGAATTAAACGGCGCAGCTGCAAGAATGGGAGAGCTCGGAGATAGGGTCATAATAATGGCTTACGGTCTCTTCGATGAAAATGAAGAACACAAAGCAAAAACCGTGGTTGTAGATGCGAAAAACAGGATCAATCGGATACTGTAA